One region of Opitutaceae bacterium genomic DNA includes:
- the hisB gene encoding imidazoleglycerol-phosphate dehydratase HisB, producing the protein MDTLRKSVVKRTTAETDITLALAVDGSGTSKIDTGVPFFDHMLTLFAKHGLFDLEVSCKGDVDVDYHHTVEDVGLVLGDAFRQALGDKRGIRRYGSFFLPMDESLARVVVDLSGRACLVYDVNAPGAFVRDFNLILVKEFSRAFSNALACNLHVKLEYGEEPHHVAEAIFKGLSRAMDEATQIDPRMAGRLPSTKGKL; encoded by the coding sequence ATGGACACGCTCCGAAAATCAGTCGTAAAGCGCACAACTGCGGAAACGGACATCACGCTGGCTCTGGCTGTCGATGGGAGCGGAACCTCAAAAATCGACACGGGCGTGCCGTTTTTCGATCACATGCTCACCCTCTTCGCCAAGCATGGGCTGTTCGACCTTGAGGTCTCCTGCAAGGGTGATGTCGATGTCGACTACCATCACACCGTCGAGGATGTCGGCCTCGTTCTTGGAGATGCTTTTCGACAGGCGTTGGGGGACAAGCGCGGCATACGGCGGTACGGCTCATTTTTTCTGCCCATGGATGAATCGCTGGCCCGCGTGGTGGTGGACCTGAGCGGGCGGGCCTGCCTCGTTTATGATGTCAATGCGCCGGGTGCCTTTGTACGCGACTTCAATCTCATCCTGGTCAAGGAATTCAGCCGGGCATTCAGCAATGCGCTGGCCTGCAACCTTCATGTGAAACTCGAGTACGGCGAGGAACCCCATCACGTGGCCGAGGCGATTTTCAAGGGGCTTTCCCGCGCAATGGATGAGGCGACGCAGATCGATCCTCGGATGGCGGGCCGGCTTCCTTCGACAAAGGGAAAACTTTAA
- the hisH gene encoding imidazole glycerol phosphate synthase subunit HisH, which translates to MPAATIAVIDTGICNLRSVTKAVEAAGGLVRIVRTPQELSVSGAEGLVLPGVGALRDCVASLRASGAADSVAGWIREDRPFLGVCLGMQALFERSEEGGVRGLGIFPGEVVRFRRPPEFKIPHMGWNTVRFLHPEAPLAANLAVDGEAFYFVHSYHCVPNDPALTLAACDYGGDFCAAVSRGSVFATQFHPEKSQGKGLQIYRNFVNLAA; encoded by the coding sequence ATGCCCGCCGCCACTATTGCCGTCATCGACACCGGAATCTGCAACCTCCGCAGCGTCACAAAAGCGGTGGAGGCTGCCGGCGGTCTGGTGAGGATTGTGCGCACGCCGCAGGAGCTATCAGTGAGCGGAGCCGAAGGGCTTGTGCTTCCAGGCGTTGGCGCGCTGCGCGACTGTGTGGCGTCCCTCCGTGCATCAGGTGCGGCGGATTCCGTCGCGGGCTGGATCCGGGAGGATCGACCGTTTCTCGGAGTTTGCCTGGGCATGCAGGCGCTGTTTGAACGTTCGGAGGAGGGCGGGGTGCGGGGACTGGGAATTTTTCCGGGCGAAGTGGTGCGATTCAGGCGCCCCCCAGAATTCAAGATTCCGCACATGGGCTGGAACACCGTCCGCTTCCTCCATCCAGAGGCGCCCCTGGCAGCGAATCTGGCCGTTGACGGGGAGGCGTTCTACTTCGTTCACAGCTACCACTGCGTGCCGAATGACCCCGCTCTGACGCTGGCGGCTTGTGACTACGGTGGCGATTTTTGCGCCGCGGTGAGCCGTGGCAGCGTTTTCGCGACCCAGTTTCACCCCGAGAAGAGCCAGGGCAAGGGGCTGCAGATCTACCGGAATTTTGTCAACCTGGCCGCCTAG
- a CDS encoding hydrogenase nickel incorporation protein HypA produces the protein MFDLTGAVVVYCGLVAALYLGLWLYYDRRDRTRFDRPRRKHVFFCVRCRHLYATASDADRVPCPRCAHENARLRF, from the coding sequence GTGTTCGACCTCACGGGTGCCGTCGTCGTCTATTGCGGTCTGGTTGCCGCCCTCTATCTGGGTCTGTGGTTGTATTACGACCGGCGCGATCGCACGCGATTCGACCGGCCGCGCCGGAAACACGTGTTTTTCTGCGTTCGATGCAGGCACCTCTATGCGACCGCCTCGGATGCCGACCGCGTTCCATGCCCTCGATGCGCCCACGAGAACGCTCGCCTGAGATTTTGA
- a CDS encoding DNA-directed RNA polymerase subunit alpha, producing MPKRLGKFELPNKLTKIEEGATATYSKFIAEPFEAGYGHTVGNSLRRVLLSSIEGSAISSIKIDGVNHEFQSVDGVVEDVTDIVLNLKKILIVSQKREPVTLLIRVNRVGAVTAADIQADANITIVNPEQVICTLDKPRAFEAEIEIKTGRGYYPGEQNKKEEQAIGVIPIDSLFSPVRLVKYSVENTRVGQITDYDKLILEIWTDGRVTPDDALKQSASILKHHLDVFDRVSDEVYEFENQQSEVSEEQNKLRKLLNMSVNEIELSVRAANCLNNANITTVGELAMKTEQEMLKYRNFGKKSLNEIKEKLEALGLSLGMKFDERLLDTKKEA from the coding sequence ATGCCTAAACGCCTCGGAAAGTTCGAACTCCCGAACAAGCTCACCAAGATCGAGGAAGGCGCCACCGCCACCTACTCAAAGTTCATCGCCGAACCGTTTGAAGCCGGCTACGGGCACACCGTGGGCAATTCATTGCGCCGTGTGCTGCTGAGTTCCATCGAGGGCTCGGCCATCAGTTCCATAAAGATCGACGGCGTCAATCACGAGTTCCAGAGCGTCGATGGCGTCGTTGAGGATGTCACCGACATCGTTCTGAATCTCAAGAAGATCCTGATCGTTTCCCAGAAGCGGGAGCCGGTCACCCTGCTCATCCGGGTCAATCGCGTGGGGGCCGTCACTGCGGCGGATATCCAGGCCGATGCGAACATCACGATCGTCAATCCCGAGCAGGTGATCTGCACGCTGGACAAGCCGCGTGCATTTGAGGCTGAAATCGAGATCAAGACAGGCCGTGGATACTATCCCGGCGAGCAGAACAAGAAGGAGGAGCAGGCGATCGGTGTCATTCCAATCGACTCCCTGTTCTCGCCCGTGCGCCTGGTCAAGTATTCGGTCGAAAACACGCGCGTCGGCCAGATCACCGACTATGACAAGCTGATCCTGGAAATCTGGACCGACGGCCGTGTCACCCCGGATGACGCGCTCAAGCAGTCCGCCTCGATCCTCAAGCATCATCTCGATGTGTTCGATCGCGTCAGCGACGAGGTCTACGAATTTGAGAACCAGCAGTCGGAGGTCAGCGAGGAGCAGAACAAGCTGCGCAAGCTGCTGAACATGTCGGTCAACGAGATTGAACTGTCCGTTCGCGCCGCCAACTGCCTGAACAACGCCAATATCACGACCGTTGGTGAGCTGGCGATGAAGACCGAGCAGGAGATGCTCAAGTACCGGAATTTCGGCAAGAAGTCGCTCAACGAGATCAAGGAGAAACTGGAGGCGCTCGGCCTCTCCCTTGGCATGAAGTTCGACGAACGTCTGCTCGATACCAAGAAGGAAGCCTGA
- the rpsD gene encoding 30S ribosomal protein S4, which produces MARYTGPTTRMNRRFGQPIFGATKAFERRPFPPGQHGPKNRRKMSEYAVGLNEKQKLRYTYGLLERQFRRVFEIAKSGRGVTGERFLQLLETRLDSVVYLLGFAKSRAAARQMVNHGHVRVNGHKVDIASYNVRAGEEIEIKNTPTSRQIATRNLEENRMRNVPGWLTLNAEAFKAVVNRLPNRDEMDTTINEQLIVEFYSRF; this is translated from the coding sequence ATGGCTCGCTATACCGGTCCCACCACCCGCATGAATCGGCGCTTTGGACAGCCGATCTTCGGTGCCACCAAAGCCTTCGAACGCCGCCCATTTCCTCCCGGCCAGCACGGCCCGAAGAATCGCCGCAAGATGTCCGAGTATGCCGTCGGACTGAACGAGAAGCAGAAGCTTCGTTACACCTACGGCCTGCTTGAGCGGCAGTTCCGCCGTGTTTTCGAAATCGCCAAGAGCGGCCGCGGCGTAACCGGTGAACGTTTCCTTCAGCTCCTCGAGACGCGTCTCGACAGCGTTGTCTACCTTCTTGGATTTGCGAAGAGCCGCGCAGCCGCGCGTCAGATGGTCAATCACGGCCATGTCCGCGTAAACGGCCACAAGGTCGACATCGCGAGCTACAATGTCCGCGCCGGCGAGGAGATCGAGATCAAGAATACGCCGACATCCCGCCAGATCGCCACGCGCAATCTCGAGGAGAACCGCATGCGCAACGTTCCCGGCTGGCTCACGCTCAATGCCGAGGCGTTCAAGGCCGTCGTGAATCGCCTGCCCAATCGCGACGAAATGGACACGACGATCAACGAGCAACTCATCGTCGAGTTCTACTCCCGCTTCTAA
- the hisC gene encoding histidinol-phosphate transaminase has translation MTMISTLVSPHIARLDGYVPGLQPTGPGWIKLNTNESGYPPSPAIVEALRREIGADGASLRLYPNPSSEPLREAIAAYHGHGLTAKDVFVGNGSDEILNLLVRCFSGPSVDTGYTFPSYSLYPVLIGLQDGRSTAIEFDRTMHLPVEAIAASSARAFFLTSPNAPTGVAFSNAELERILERFAGVLVVDEAYAPFAKENAVPLLARHPRLVVVRTLSKAHALAGIRVGYALASPEMVELLDRVRDSYNVSRLSQAAAIAALSDRDYYDRLIGKVVATRDRYRTKWSREFGWFSYESSTNFIFVEPRDRNGGSGRQVARSVYDFLFSRRVLVRAFPNHPLTGSFLRISVGTDEEMNIVDQALLEWTRSENQS, from the coding sequence ATGACAATGATTTCAACATTGGTCTCGCCACATATAGCGAGGCTGGATGGGTATGTACCCGGGCTCCAGCCAACCGGCCCGGGATGGATAAAACTCAATACCAATGAGTCGGGTTACCCGCCGAGCCCTGCGATCGTTGAAGCGCTGCGCCGTGAAATTGGAGCGGATGGGGCTTCGCTGCGACTCTATCCAAATCCCTCAAGCGAGCCCCTGCGTGAGGCCATTGCGGCCTATCACGGGCATGGCCTCACGGCCAAGGATGTCTTTGTTGGCAACGGTTCGGACGAGATTCTCAACCTCCTGGTGCGATGCTTCAGCGGTCCATCCGTTGACACCGGCTACACTTTTCCCAGCTATTCGCTCTATCCCGTGCTGATCGGACTCCAGGACGGGCGGAGCACGGCGATTGAGTTTGATCGCACGATGCACCTGCCTGTGGAGGCGATCGCCGCATCATCGGCCAGGGCGTTCTTCCTGACCTCGCCCAATGCACCGACGGGTGTCGCCTTCTCCAACGCCGAACTGGAGCGGATTCTGGAGCGCTTTGCGGGCGTGCTCGTCGTGGATGAGGCCTACGCGCCGTTCGCGAAGGAAAATGCCGTGCCCCTGCTGGCGCGGCATCCGCGGCTTGTTGTCGTACGTACATTGTCCAAGGCCCATGCATTGGCTGGCATCCGTGTGGGATATGCACTGGCCAGTCCCGAGATGGTGGAGCTCTTGGACAGGGTGCGCGACAGCTACAATGTCAGCCGCCTCTCGCAGGCCGCCGCGATCGCGGCATTGTCTGACCGCGATTACTATGACCGGTTGATCGGGAAGGTGGTCGCGACCCGCGATCGTTACCGCACCAAGTGGAGTCGGGAATTTGGCTGGTTCAGCTACGAGTCCTCCACGAATTTCATTTTTGTGGAACCTCGGGACCGCAACGGCGGTAGCGGGAGGCAGGTTGCGCGATCCGTCTATGATTTCCTGTTCTCTCGCAGGGTTCTGGTCCGCGCATTTCCGAACCATCCCTTGACCGGTTCCTTTCTTCGCATCAGCGTCGGAACCGACGAGGAAATGAACATCGTCGATCAAGCACTTCTCGAATGGACACGCTCCGAAAATCAGTCGTAA
- the rpsM gene encoding 30S ribosomal protein S13, translating to MPRLLGVEIPAKKKVGHSLRYIYGIGPLRADQIVKEAGIDPNIRAQDLTEENLNRILHVITEHKWVVEGDLRREIAANLKRLQAINCYRGIRHRRSLPVRGQRTSTNARTRKGPRKTVGVTKAKE from the coding sequence ATGCCTCGTCTTCTCGGCGTTGAAATTCCGGCCAAAAAGAAAGTTGGCCATTCGTTGCGCTACATTTATGGCATCGGGCCGCTCCGTGCCGACCAGATCGTCAAGGAAGCCGGCATCGATCCCAATATTCGTGCCCAGGACCTCACGGAGGAAAACCTGAATCGCATCCTTCATGTGATCACTGAACACAAGTGGGTGGTGGAAGGTGACCTTCGCCGCGAAATTGCCGCGAATCTCAAGCGCCTTCAGGCCATCAACTGCTATCGCGGTATCCGCCATCGCCGCAGCCTTCCCGTGCGGGGCCAGCGCACCAGCACCAATGCGCGCACCCGCAAGGGCCCGCGCAAGACCGTGGGCGTCACCAAAGCCAAAGAATAA
- the rpsK gene encoding 30S ribosomal protein S11, producing MGAIKVRKAKGSKNVTSGIVNVLASFNNTIVSITDQKGQVIAWSSAGKCNFRGSRKSTAYAAQVVAQDAARNAMSHGLKDVVIRVSGPGLGRDSAVRALQAIGLEISSIIDVTPIPHNGCRPPKRRRV from the coding sequence TTGGGAGCCATCAAGGTTCGCAAGGCGAAAGGCTCGAAGAACGTCACGTCGGGCATCGTCAATGTTCTGGCCTCCTTCAATAACACGATTGTATCCATCACCGACCAAAAAGGGCAGGTGATCGCCTGGTCGAGCGCTGGAAAGTGCAATTTCCGCGGCTCCCGCAAGTCCACCGCGTACGCGGCGCAGGTCGTCGCCCAGGATGCCGCGCGCAATGCGATGTCCCATGGACTGAAGGACGTCGTCATCCGCGTTTCCGGACCCGGACTCGGTCGCGACAGCGCAGTCCGCGCTCTCCAGGCGATTGGTTTGGAAATTTCCTCGATCATCGACGTCACGCCGATACCGCACAACGGCTGCCGCCCGCCCAAGCGCCGCCGCGTCTGA
- the guaA gene encoding glutamine-hydrolyzing GMP synthase, translating into MAQTIAVLDFGSQYTQIIARRIRECSVFSKIYHFSTPVETLVADGVIGIVLSGGPSSVFARRAPLPDPRIFQAGVPVLGICYGIQLMGKLLGGRVSRGDRREYGHGNLRITRPGRLFAKLPRRLKVWNSHGDKLIALPPGFMAIGSTENSSFAAIEDRKRNFFGIQFHPEVFHTEHGTDMIRNFLVEVCGAGQSWTTKDFIGHAIDDIRNRVGKARVLLGLSGGVDSSVAAALIHKAIGRQLTCVFVDNGLLRQGERDAVVGLYKRNFRIDLRVVDASALFLRRLKGVVDPEKKRKIIGNTFVHVFEKSLRQVGAAEFLAQGTLYPDVIESVAIADNPAALIKSHHNVGGLPERMKLKLLEPLRELFKDEVRAVGTALGLPREVVWRQPFPGPGLGVRVVGDITKERLDILRKADAIVQEEMKASGWYWKVWQSFAVFLPVRSVGVIGDERNYADVIALRVVESKDAMTADWSRLPYDLLQLISSRITNEVSGVSRVVLDISSKPPATIEWE; encoded by the coding sequence ATGGCCCAGACGATTGCAGTCCTCGACTTCGGATCACAATACACGCAGATCATCGCGCGTCGCATCAGGGAGTGCTCGGTCTTCTCCAAGATCTATCACTTTTCCACGCCCGTGGAAACGCTGGTCGCGGATGGTGTCATCGGCATTGTCCTCTCCGGTGGACCCAGCAGCGTTTTTGCACGCCGGGCGCCTTTGCCGGATCCGCGGATCTTTCAAGCCGGCGTGCCCGTGCTGGGCATATGCTACGGCATTCAGTTGATGGGAAAACTTCTCGGTGGCAGGGTGTCCAGGGGCGACCGCAGGGAGTACGGACACGGCAACCTCCGGATCACCAGGCCGGGAAGGCTTTTCGCGAAACTGCCCCGCAGACTCAAGGTGTGGAATTCGCATGGAGACAAGCTCATCGCGCTGCCGCCCGGGTTCATGGCGATAGGTTCCACGGAAAACTCCTCATTCGCCGCGATTGAGGACCGGAAACGAAACTTCTTCGGCATCCAGTTTCACCCCGAGGTGTTTCACACTGAGCACGGCACCGACATGATCCGCAACTTTCTCGTGGAAGTTTGCGGTGCGGGACAGTCGTGGACGACGAAGGATTTCATTGGACACGCGATTGACGACATCCGGAACAGGGTCGGAAAGGCGCGGGTGCTTCTCGGTCTCTCCGGTGGGGTTGATTCATCCGTCGCCGCGGCATTGATTCACAAGGCGATCGGCAGGCAGCTCACCTGCGTCTTCGTGGACAATGGACTGCTGCGCCAGGGTGAGCGCGACGCCGTGGTCGGACTGTACAAGCGCAATTTCAGGATCGATCTCCGGGTTGTCGACGCATCGGCGCTTTTTTTGAGGCGCTTGAAGGGCGTCGTGGATCCGGAGAAGAAACGAAAAATCATCGGCAACACATTCGTGCACGTCTTTGAAAAATCGCTCAGGCAGGTGGGTGCGGCCGAATTTCTCGCCCAAGGAACGCTGTACCCGGACGTCATCGAATCGGTGGCGATCGCCGACAACCCCGCGGCTCTGATCAAGTCGCATCACAACGTGGGCGGACTTCCCGAGCGCATGAAGCTCAAGCTGCTCGAGCCGCTGCGGGAACTCTTCAAGGACGAGGTGCGTGCAGTCGGCACCGCGCTTGGGCTCCCCCGTGAGGTGGTCTGGCGGCAGCCATTTCCCGGCCCGGGATTGGGCGTCAGGGTTGTGGGTGACATCACGAAGGAAAGGCTCGATATCCTGCGCAAGGCTGACGCGATCGTGCAGGAGGAGATGAAGGCGAGCGGATGGTACTGGAAAGTCTGGCAGTCATTCGCCGTTTTCCTTCCCGTGCGATCGGTCGGTGTCATCGGCGATGAACGCAACTATGCGGATGTGATTGCACTGCGGGTGGTCGAATCCAAGGATGCCATGACGGCCGACTGGAGCCGCCTGCCGTATGATCTCCTCCAGTTGATTTCGTCCCGCATCACCAATGAAGTCAGTGGCGTTTCCCGGGTGGTGCTCGACATCAGTTCCAAGCCGCCGGCGACGATTGAATGGGAATGA
- the rplQ gene encoding 50S ribosomal protein L17: MRHNKHRASLGVTREHRAAMLSNMGASLIRHGRIETTLTKAKALRPFIEKIITKAKKAAVAKEKSAALHLRRLALRDVRDEAAIDVLFKEKHKEFAGRAGGYTRIYKLGNQRIGDAAEMALIELIRADDPGYKKSKGRRGARGAKAVSSDKPAESSPAAEAAPAAEAQA; encoded by the coding sequence ATGCGTCACAATAAACACCGCGCCTCACTTGGCGTAACCCGCGAACACCGCGCCGCCATGTTGTCGAACATGGGCGCCTCCCTGATCCGTCATGGTCGCATCGAGACCACGCTGACCAAGGCAAAGGCTCTGCGCCCATTCATCGAAAAGATCATCACCAAGGCCAAAAAGGCCGCGGTCGCCAAGGAGAAGAGCGCCGCGCTTCACCTGCGCAGACTCGCGCTCCGCGATGTGCGTGATGAAGCGGCCATCGACGTCCTTTTCAAGGAGAAGCACAAGGAGTTCGCCGGTCGCGCGGGTGGATATACGCGCATTTACAAGCTCGGGAACCAGCGAATCGGCGATGCCGCCGAGATGGCCCTGATCGAGCTGATCAGGGCCGACGATCCTGGGTACAAGAAGTCGAAAGGTCGCCGGGGCGCCAGGGGCGCGAAGGCGGTTTCGTCCGACAAGCCCGCTGAATCCTCTCCTGCGGCCGAGGCGGCTCCCGCCGCCGAGGCACAGGCCTGA
- a CDS encoding MFS transporter: MPTSPPKRENLLLNILFNVALPSILLTYLSKPAVIGPVSGLIVALSFPLGYGIWDFIQRRQTNFVSVIGFVSVLLTGVFALIQVNRFWFAVKEAAIPTVIGVAILASLGSRRPLVRQLLYNDQVIDVPRIDAALQTRGNTKALDRHLREASLLLASSFAISAVLNFALARFLIRSDTGTPDFNAELGKMNALSWPVIVVPCLVIMLVALWRLMKAISNLTGLSTEEILRSQPNAAAKG, translated from the coding sequence ATGCCCACCTCACCGCCCAAGCGCGAAAATCTGCTGCTGAACATCTTGTTCAATGTCGCGCTTCCCTCGATTCTCCTCACGTACCTGAGCAAGCCCGCTGTGATCGGGCCCGTCTCGGGATTGATTGTCGCCCTGTCCTTTCCGCTTGGGTATGGGATCTGGGATTTCATCCAGCGGCGGCAGACGAACTTTGTCTCGGTCATCGGTTTTGTGAGTGTCCTCCTGACGGGAGTGTTCGCATTGATCCAGGTCAATCGCTTCTGGTTCGCGGTCAAGGAGGCCGCCATTCCCACCGTCATCGGCGTGGCCATCCTTGCCTCACTGGGCTCCAGGCGCCCCCTTGTGCGGCAGCTTCTTTACAATGACCAGGTGATCGACGTGCCGCGCATCGATGCCGCGCTCCAGACGCGGGGAAACACCAAAGCGTTGGACCGGCACCTGCGCGAGGCCAGCCTTCTGCTCGCATCCAGCTTCGCCATCAGCGCCGTGCTCAATTTTGCGCTGGCCCGTTTTCTCATTCGCAGCGACACCGGAACCCCGGACTTCAATGCCGAGCTCGGAAAGATGAATGCATTGAGCTGGCCGGTGATCGTGGTGCCCTGCCTTGTCATCATGCTCGTCGCCCTCTGGCGCCTGATGAAGGCCATCTCGAACCTGACGGGCCTGTCGACCGAGGAGATTCTTCGCTCGCAGCCAAATGCTGCGGCCAAGGGATGA
- a CDS encoding citrate synthase — MAKSATLKIDDAELSLPVIVGTEAEKAVDISKLRAETGYITFDEGFSNTGSCQSAITYIDGEQGILRYRGYPIEQLAERSNFIETAYLVIHGDLPTPEQRARFSDLLTRHAPLHEGMTQQLRGFPRESHPMAVLSVMMNVLGCYHPQLATNNHQKDLVQFEDASAIAISKIRTLAASSYRISRGLPLNHPKRSLSYCDNFLHLMFSEPSHEYVATPEVSSALNLFLLLHADHEQNCSTSTVRMVASAGSNLFASISAGVNALWGPLHGGANMAVIEMLKAIHADGDDGTKFIAAAKSGKGERLMGFGHRVYKNYDPRAKIIKTSFYKALASLGIKDDPLLNIAMKLEEVALSDDYFIARKLYPNVDFYSGLIMRALGIPEEMFTVMFAMGRMPGWIAQWQEVARNPKLKIYRPRQIYTGPSQRNYIPSNLRK, encoded by the coding sequence ATGGCGAAATCTGCTACCCTGAAAATTGACGATGCTGAGCTCAGCCTGCCGGTGATTGTTGGGACCGAGGCTGAGAAGGCCGTGGACATTTCCAAGCTGCGCGCGGAGACGGGGTACATCACGTTTGACGAAGGATTCAGCAACACCGGTTCCTGCCAGAGCGCGATCACATACATCGACGGTGAGCAGGGCATCCTTCGGTATCGCGGTTATCCCATCGAACAACTTGCGGAGAGGTCCAACTTCATCGAGACGGCCTATCTGGTCATCCATGGCGATCTGCCGACCCCCGAGCAGCGCGCCCGGTTTTCCGACCTGTTGACACGCCATGCTCCCCTGCATGAAGGAATGACGCAGCAACTGCGCGGATTCCCCAGGGAGTCGCATCCCATGGCGGTGCTGTCCGTGATGATGAACGTCCTCGGGTGCTACCATCCGCAGCTCGCGACCAACAACCACCAGAAGGATCTGGTGCAGTTTGAGGACGCATCTGCGATTGCAATCTCAAAGATCCGCACGCTCGCAGCCTCTTCCTATCGCATCAGCCGCGGTCTTCCGCTGAATCATCCGAAACGCTCGTTGAGCTACTGCGACAACTTTCTCCATCTGATGTTCTCGGAGCCTTCCCACGAGTACGTCGCAACCCCCGAGGTGTCCTCAGCGCTCAATCTCTTCCTGCTCCTGCATGCGGACCATGAGCAGAACTGCTCAACATCGACGGTGCGCATGGTTGCCTCCGCGGGCTCCAATCTTTTCGCCTCGATTTCCGCTGGAGTGAACGCCCTCTGGGGCCCTTTGCACGGTGGAGCGAACATGGCCGTGATTGAGATGCTCAAGGCCATTCATGCCGATGGTGATGACGGCACGAAATTCATCGCCGCCGCGAAATCCGGCAAGGGCGAGCGACTGATGGGCTTCGGTCACCGCGTCTACAAGAACTACGATCCACGCGCCAAGATCATCAAGACGAGCTTCTACAAGGCGCTCGCATCGCTGGGCATCAAGGACGATCCCCTGCTGAACATTGCGATGAAGCTCGAGGAGGTTGCGCTGAGCGACGATTATTTCATCGCGCGAAAGCTCTACCCGAACGTCGACTTCTATTCGGGACTCATCATGCGTGCGCTCGGTATTCCCGAGGAGATGTTCACGGTCATGTTTGCCATGGGGCGCATGCCGGGCTGGATCGCCCAATGGCAGGAGGTCGCGCGGAATCCCAAGCTGAAGATCTACCGGCCGCGTCAGATATACACCGGTCCGTCACAGCGGAACTACATCCCCTCAAATCTTCGCAAGTAG
- the hisD gene encoding histidinol dehydrogenase, producing the protein MRTLSFTAKSFRDDLSSFCRTALVPREISDSVAAILADVRQRGDEALAYYAAKFDGAKLAARLFRVKDSEILAASKRLPAAEAKAIAAAHESIVAFHEKSRPKDWSAKNPQGGMVGERFHPIRRVGLYVPGGQVPLVSTVLMTASLARIAGCPEIAVFTPSNAEGRVADGLLAALHRVGVSEVYRIGGVHAVGAMAFGTVTIPAVDKIYGPGNAYVCEAKRQVFGVVGVDLLPGPSELMVIADETADPEFAASDLLAQAEHGSGREKIYLVATSKPVLEGILAEIRLQVKSLSRVGRIQLVLDQGFLGVEVSSISQAIEVANHVAPEHLELLVSDAAQKTLLQKVTTAGAVMLGNYTPTALGDFTAGPSHVLPTGRAGRFFSGLRVDDFMRRTSTVHYDKTALRKAAPVVGAFAQMEQLDAHGRSVACRLR; encoded by the coding sequence GTGCGCACACTTTCGTTCACCGCCAAATCGTTTCGCGACGACCTCTCCAGTTTCTGCCGCACCGCATTGGTGCCTCGCGAGATTTCCGATTCGGTGGCTGCCATCCTTGCGGATGTCAGGCAGCGCGGCGATGAGGCACTTGCCTATTATGCAGCGAAGTTCGATGGAGCCAAATTGGCCGCGAGATTGTTTCGTGTGAAGGACAGTGAGATCCTCGCAGCCTCCAAGCGCCTTCCAGCCGCGGAGGCCAAGGCGATTGCAGCGGCGCACGAATCGATAGTCGCCTTTCATGAGAAAAGCCGCCCGAAGGACTGGTCTGCGAAGAATCCCCAGGGCGGGATGGTGGGTGAACGCTTTCATCCCATTCGTCGTGTCGGCCTCTATGTCCCTGGAGGCCAGGTGCCGTTGGTTTCGACGGTTCTCATGACGGCATCATTGGCCAGAATAGCGGGATGCCCGGAAATCGCCGTCTTTACGCCGTCCAACGCGGAGGGTCGTGTCGCGGATGGCTTGCTTGCAGCGCTCCATCGGGTGGGTGTGTCGGAGGTCTATCGCATTGGCGGGGTGCATGCAGTTGGGGCGATGGCTTTCGGCACCGTGACGATTCCTGCCGTGGACAAGATATACGGCCCCGGGAACGCATACGTCTGCGAAGCGAAGCGGCAGGTGTTCGGAGTTGTTGGAGTGGATCTTCTTCCCGGACCGAGCGAGCTGATGGTCATCGCTGATGAAACCGCTGATCCCGAATTTGCCGCATCGGATCTCCTTGCACAGGCGGAGCACGGAAGCGGACGCGAGAAGATCTATCTCGTCGCCACTTCCAAGCCGGTTCTCGAGGGCATCCTCGCTGAGATCCGGCTTCAGGTGAAGTCGCTCTCTCGCGTGGGAAGGATTCAACTCGTGCTGGACCAGGGGTTTCTTGGAGTGGAGGTGTCTTCGATTTCGCAGGCGATCGAGGTGGCCAACCATGTTGCTCCAGAGCACCTTGAATTGCTGGTGTCGGATGCCGCGCAGAAAACGCTGCTGCAGAAGGTCACGACGGCAGGCGCCGTGATGCTTGGCAACTATACACCGACGGCGCTTGGAGACTTCACCGCCGGACCAAGCCATGTTTTGCCAACCGGACGCGCCGGACGATTCTTCAGCGGACTTCGGGTGGATGATTTTATGCGACGGACGAGCACGGTTCACTATGACAAGACGGCGCTCAGGAAAGCCGCTCCAGTTGTGGGCGCATTCGCCCAGATGGAACAGCTCGACGCGCATGGTCGCTCCGTCGCCTGCCGGCTTCGTTGA